One window from the genome of Fodinibius saliphilus encodes:
- the murI gene encoding glutamate racemase, translated as MDCSSPIGIFDSGIGGLTVVKAVQNALPNEDIIYFGDTARVPYGIKSEHTIRSYALQITEFLMDRDVKMILIACNTVSASARDGIQKATGDIPVLDVITAGSKAAMQFPHHKHIGVIGTLATIGSKAYEEAIRQYNGEVEITAEACPMLVPLAEEGWTDNEIAEQIVKKYLQKFEGSDIDSLILGCTHYPLFTNTIRKVLHDPDIEIVDSALSIASMAKKKLGDLQLLNDEQSGNFNCYVSDRPQRFRELAERFLGQDIPNVHIAQLQQ; from the coding sequence ATGGACTGTTCCTCTCCTATTGGTATTTTTGACTCGGGTATCGGCGGCCTAACCGTTGTAAAAGCGGTTCAGAATGCTCTTCCTAATGAAGATATCATCTATTTTGGCGATACTGCCCGTGTGCCTTACGGGATAAAATCCGAACATACTATCCGCAGCTATGCCCTACAGATCACTGAATTTCTGATGGACCGAGATGTAAAGATGATTCTCATTGCCTGCAATACGGTATCCGCATCTGCCCGAGATGGGATCCAAAAAGCCACCGGTGATATTCCCGTCCTTGATGTAATCACGGCAGGTAGTAAAGCCGCCATGCAGTTTCCCCATCACAAACATATAGGAGTAATCGGTACCCTGGCTACCATCGGTTCCAAAGCTTATGAAGAAGCTATTCGGCAATACAACGGGGAGGTTGAAATAACGGCTGAAGCATGTCCTATGCTGGTACCTCTGGCAGAAGAGGGATGGACCGACAATGAAATAGCAGAACAGATTGTAAAGAAATACCTCCAAAAGTTTGAAGGTAGTGATATAGACAGCCTCATTTTAGGCTGTACCCATTATCCGCTCTTTACCAATACCATTCGCAAAGTACTCCACGACCCGGATATCGAAATTGTTGATTCTGCTCTTTCCATTGCTTCTATGGCTAAAAAGAAACTAGGAGATCTTCAACTGTTGAACGATGAACAATCAGGAAACTTTAACTGCTATGTCAGCGATCGCCCACAACGCTTTCGGGAACTGGCAGAACGATTCTTGGGACAGGATATCCCTAATGTACATATAGCTCAACTACAGCAATGA
- a CDS encoding NAD(P)/FAD-dependent oxidoreductase — MNNSSHQQSLAVIGGGAAGFFAAVNAARRYPRLNVTIFEKSREVLSKVRVSGGGRCNVTHHCFDPEVLSQSYPRGAKELRWAFEQFQAKDTVTWFENRGIDLKTESDGRMFPTTDDSATIINCLKREATQHDVTIHTKNRVEAIKQVKQESSKYELHVRGQANQLFDAVIVATGGSNRRSTYEWLTELGHSITDPVPSLFTFNFREKVFKDLAGISVENGSVSIEGTSYRHTGPLLITHWGLSGPAVLKTSAWAARYLYKNEYRFTIRVNWVHPRNEQEVRNTLEELRHENAAKNADKQNRFPLPNRLWKRLLKLTDIAPDTRWAELSNQHLHELAQTLTGASYEIQGKTTYKDEFVTSGGIPLNEVNMGTMESKKCPNLYFAGEVLNIDGITGGFNFQSAWTTGWIAAQHLDTG, encoded by the coding sequence ATGAACAACTCATCTCACCAACAGTCGTTGGCCGTTATTGGTGGTGGAGCTGCGGGCTTTTTTGCCGCCGTAAATGCTGCCCGGCGCTATCCTAGATTAAACGTTACCATTTTTGAAAAAAGCCGTGAAGTGTTGTCTAAAGTTCGAGTTTCGGGCGGCGGACGTTGTAATGTTACCCACCACTGTTTTGATCCGGAAGTACTTTCCCAATCTTATCCCCGGGGTGCAAAAGAACTGCGATGGGCTTTTGAGCAGTTCCAGGCTAAGGATACCGTTACTTGGTTCGAAAATCGTGGAATCGATCTCAAAACAGAAAGTGACGGGCGTATGTTCCCGACTACAGATGATTCGGCAACCATCATCAACTGCTTGAAACGGGAAGCCACCCAGCATGATGTTACCATACACACTAAGAATCGTGTTGAGGCTATTAAACAGGTAAAACAAGAAAGCAGTAAATATGAGCTGCACGTTCGCGGGCAGGCCAATCAACTTTTTGATGCTGTTATTGTCGCCACCGGTGGGTCAAATCGTCGAAGCACTTATGAATGGCTCACCGAGCTGGGCCACAGCATTACAGATCCGGTTCCCTCCTTGTTTACTTTTAATTTCAGAGAAAAAGTATTCAAAGATCTGGCCGGCATTTCTGTTGAAAATGGATCTGTATCTATTGAAGGGACTTCCTACCGGCATACGGGTCCCCTATTGATTACCCACTGGGGCTTAAGCGGTCCGGCCGTTCTTAAAACTTCTGCCTGGGCAGCCCGGTACCTTTATAAAAACGAATACCGATTTACGATACGGGTCAATTGGGTGCATCCCCGAAACGAACAGGAAGTACGAAATACATTAGAGGAGCTTCGGCATGAAAACGCTGCAAAGAATGCTGATAAACAAAATCGATTTCCTTTGCCTAACCGTCTCTGGAAACGCCTGCTGAAACTCACTGATATCGCTCCCGACACACGCTGGGCTGAGCTTTCCAACCAGCACCTTCATGAACTTGCCCAAACACTAACCGGTGCAAGCTACGAGATCCAGGGAAAAACCACCTATAAAGATGAGTTTGTTACCAGTGGCGGTATTCCTCTTAACGAAGTAAACATGGGCACGATGGAGAGCAAAAAATGCCCAAATCTCTATTTTGCCGGGGAAGTACTGAATATCGACGGCATCACGGGCGGGTTCAACTTTCAATCGGCGTGGACCACCGGTTGGATCGCCGCCCAACATCTTGATACAGGGTAA
- a CDS encoding PhoH family protein, with product MAEAKQNKIFVLDTSVLLYDSDAVKNFQKNDIGIPITVLEEIDTFKKGNDVINLHAREFSRYLDKISDKNMLQKWIPLNGNTHGKIRVLNDEDSEVDSSDIFGKKKNDHRILNSVLKLREETDRKVILVSKDINLRIKARALNIEAEDYETMRIKDIDHLYKGKTEIKYENSEFIDRLYEEGKLEPSEITDKKPTSNHFYILKNHSSSALGYYNPQKDLIEPVHRSTAYGVTPRNAEQTFALQAIMNPNNLLVTITGAAGTGKTLLALAGALEQRRNFQQIYLARPIVPLSNNDIGFLPGDITAKIDPYMQPLWDNLSFIKNQFPETSKKYQNVEKMLETDKLRIVPLAYIRGRSLSNIIFIVDEAQNLTPHEIKTIITRAGENTKIIFTGDIYQIDTPYLDTQSNGLSFLVDRMHDNDLYAHINLEKGERSELANLASKLL from the coding sequence ATGGCCGAAGCTAAGCAAAATAAGATCTTTGTTCTTGATACTTCTGTTCTGCTGTACGATTCCGATGCAGTAAAAAATTTCCAGAAAAACGATATCGGCATTCCTATTACGGTATTGGAAGAGATCGATACCTTTAAAAAGGGGAATGATGTAATCAACCTACATGCTCGGGAGTTCAGTCGCTATCTTGATAAAATTTCTGATAAGAACATGCTTCAGAAATGGATACCGTTAAATGGAAATACCCACGGAAAAATCCGGGTACTTAACGATGAGGATAGTGAGGTAGACTCATCCGATATCTTCGGGAAAAAGAAAAATGATCATCGAATATTGAACTCGGTTCTCAAGTTGAGAGAAGAGACCGATCGCAAGGTCATCTTGGTTTCCAAGGATATTAACCTGCGTATTAAAGCACGGGCATTAAATATCGAGGCCGAAGATTATGAAACGATGCGCATCAAAGATATTGATCACCTCTACAAAGGAAAGACGGAAATTAAGTATGAAAATTCTGAATTTATTGATCGTCTTTATGAAGAAGGTAAGCTGGAACCAAGCGAAATAACCGATAAGAAACCAACCAGCAATCATTTTTATATTTTAAAGAACCACTCAAGCTCAGCGCTGGGCTACTACAATCCCCAAAAAGATCTTATAGAACCGGTACACCGCAGTACTGCTTATGGTGTGACCCCGCGCAATGCCGAGCAGACATTTGCCTTACAGGCTATTATGAATCCCAATAATCTGTTGGTCACCATCACGGGGGCAGCCGGTACCGGTAAAACGCTGTTGGCCCTGGCCGGGGCGTTGGAACAGCGGCGAAATTTTCAGCAGATCTACCTGGCCCGACCTATTGTGCCATTAAGCAATAATGATATCGGTTTTCTGCCGGGGGATATAACTGCTAAAATCGATCCCTACATGCAGCCACTTTGGGATAATCTGTCATTTATTAAAAACCAGTTTCCGGAGACTAGTAAGAAATACCAGAATGTAGAAAAGATGCTGGAAACCGATAAGCTGCGGATCGTTCCCTTGGCATATATTCGGGGTCGCAGCTTGTCGAATATTATCTTTATTGTGGATGAGGCGCAAAACCTGACGCCTCATGAGATAAAAACCATTATCACCCGTGCCGGCGAGAATACCAAAATTATCTTTACGGGGGATATCTACCAGATCGACACGCCTTACCTGGATACCCAGAGCAACGGACTTTCATTTTTGGTGGATCGAATGCATGACAATGATCTTTATGCTCACATCAATCTGGAGAAAGGGGAGCGCTCGGAGCTGGCAAATTTGGCAAGTAAACTACTGTAA
- a CDS encoding TrmH family RNA methyltransferase — protein sequence MNPRPVSNRQATLLRKLNKKKYRAKEQLFLIEGARAIEQILANSSVSVQHLFFDESQQYWNQQFWQEAMTKVKGAVLDEKLFAEVSDTDNPQGVLAMCQMPQETSAKRLASQEGTIVALDAVQDPGNLGTIIRTASWFGAGGIISGKGTVDLFHPKVVRATAGATGSIPFLNGSLPDIFGTLEEHGWPIYLLDAGPEAIPLKDVNLQGKAVITVGNEAHGVSPELINGHRQTVKIPSAGTDRKVESLNAAIATSIVLYGLNENL from the coding sequence ATGAATCCAAGACCCGTCTCGAACCGACAGGCCACTCTTTTACGCAAATTGAATAAGAAAAAGTATCGTGCTAAAGAGCAACTTTTTTTGATTGAGGGTGCGCGAGCGATAGAGCAAATACTGGCAAATAGTTCAGTATCCGTCCAGCATCTTTTTTTTGATGAATCCCAGCAGTATTGGAATCAGCAATTTTGGCAAGAGGCGATGACGAAGGTAAAGGGCGCCGTGTTGGATGAAAAACTTTTTGCAGAGGTCTCCGATACTGATAACCCGCAAGGGGTGCTGGCTATGTGCCAAATGCCACAGGAAACATCCGCAAAACGTTTAGCATCACAGGAGGGAACCATTGTGGCTCTTGATGCGGTGCAGGACCCTGGAAATCTAGGTACAATCATACGAACAGCATCATGGTTTGGAGCGGGTGGTATTATCTCGGGAAAGGGAACGGTTGATCTCTTTCATCCCAAGGTGGTACGAGCAACAGCGGGCGCTACAGGTAGCATACCTTTTTTGAACGGATCGTTGCCCGATATCTTTGGAACATTAGAAGAACACGGTTGGCCTATCTATTTGTTAGATGCCGGACCCGAAGCCATACCGTTGAAAGACGTTAATCTGCAGGGGAAGGCAGTTATTACAGTGGGAAATGAGGCCCACGGGGTAAGCCCGGAGCTCATTAACGGTCACAGACAAACAGTGAAAATCCCCTCTGCAGGGACGGACCGTAAGGTGGAGAGCTTAAATGCAGCAATAGCAACTTCAATCGTATTATATGGACTAAATGAAAACCTATAA
- the amaB gene encoding L-piperidine-6-carboxylate dehydrogenase: MDFLKKLGIEGTNLGTSTGQQFLGDEGAETISSHTPIDGSQIADTTVTTREEYDKVVVQAQEAFKEWRMVPAPKRGEIVRQIGLELRKHKEDLGRLVTYEMGKIYQEGLGEVQEMIDICDFAVGQSRMLYGKTMQSERPEHRMYEQWQPLGITGIISAFNFPVAVYSWNAMIAAICGNVMIWKGSEKTPLCGIAVQNITAKVLKRNDLPEGIFNLVTGGREVGEWMTEDERLPLISATGSIRMGKEVAKTVGARLGKTILELGGNNAIIVSENADLEMAARATVFGSVGTCGQRCTSTRRLIIHEEVFDEFKNRLIEIYEDVNIGNPLDEDTLVGPLIDEQATENMQKALQEVEEAGGEVIYGGEKLNYTKLKDGQYVRPAIAVAENEFDIVQEETFAPILYLLKYSDLDEAIAKHNGVKQGLSSSIFTLNIREAETFLSARGSDCGIANVNVGTSGAEIGGAFGGEKETGGGRESGSDAWKAYMRRQTNTINWSDEMPLAQGIEFDVD, encoded by the coding sequence ATGGATTTTCTTAAGAAATTAGGTATTGAAGGAACAAACCTCGGTACCAGTACCGGACAACAATTTTTAGGTGATGAAGGAGCAGAAACTATTTCGAGTCATACACCTATTGATGGCTCTCAAATTGCTGACACCACTGTAACCACTCGCGAAGAGTACGACAAGGTGGTGGTACAAGCACAAGAGGCATTTAAGGAATGGCGAATGGTTCCAGCTCCAAAACGCGGAGAAATTGTGCGGCAGATCGGGCTGGAGCTACGTAAACATAAAGAAGATCTGGGGCGCCTGGTAACCTATGAAATGGGTAAAATATACCAAGAAGGCCTGGGTGAAGTTCAAGAAATGATTGACATCTGTGACTTTGCAGTTGGACAATCCCGAATGCTTTATGGAAAAACGATGCAGTCTGAGCGCCCTGAGCACCGTATGTACGAACAGTGGCAGCCTCTGGGTATCACAGGTATTATCTCTGCATTCAACTTTCCAGTAGCCGTCTATAGCTGGAATGCTATGATAGCCGCTATATGCGGTAATGTGATGATCTGGAAAGGATCTGAGAAAACGCCTTTATGCGGTATCGCTGTACAAAACATCACTGCCAAAGTTTTAAAGCGAAATGATCTGCCCGAGGGCATTTTCAATCTCGTGACCGGAGGGCGTGAAGTTGGTGAATGGATGACGGAAGATGAACGACTCCCCCTAATTTCTGCAACGGGCTCTATCCGTATGGGTAAAGAAGTTGCAAAAACAGTAGGTGCGCGTTTAGGCAAGACCATCCTTGAACTCGGCGGTAATAATGCCATCATCGTGTCAGAAAATGCTGACCTTGAAATGGCTGCCCGAGCTACCGTATTTGGTTCGGTAGGCACCTGTGGTCAACGTTGTACTTCCACCCGTCGTCTGATCATTCATGAAGAGGTATTTGATGAATTCAAAAACCGTCTCATTGAAATTTATGAAGATGTCAATATTGGGAACCCTCTGGATGAAGATACTCTGGTTGGTCCGCTGATTGATGAACAGGCCACAGAAAATATGCAAAAAGCACTACAAGAAGTTGAAGAAGCCGGTGGTGAAGTGATTTACGGAGGCGAGAAGCTGAATTATACTAAACTCAAAGATGGCCAGTATGTACGACCTGCTATTGCAGTTGCAGAGAATGAATTTGATATCGTACAAGAAGAGACCTTTGCCCCCATCTTGTATCTCTTAAAGTACAGCGATCTGGACGAAGCTATTGCCAAGCACAATGGCGTAAAACAGGGACTCAGCTCTTCGATCTTTACTCTCAACATTCGCGAAGCCGAAACATTTTTAAGTGCCCGCGGCTCTGATTGTGGTATTGCAAACGTTAACGTTGGTACCAGTGGCGCCGAAATCGGTGGGGCTTTCGGCGGTGAAAAAGAAACCGGTGGTGGCCGCGAATCAGGATCTGATGCATGGAAAGCCTATATGCGTCGTCAGACTAATACCATCAACTGGAGTGATGAAATGCCTTTAGCCCAAGGTATTGAGTTTGATGTAGACTAA
- a CDS encoding DUF3078 domain-containing protein: MPRISPILFLSLFLFVATFQSAGQEAIEISDLIEDKSDISVRDMSRINRKIIVADSLEGWELDWVSGLNGAQASYDNWSQGGVNTISVTASTVFNAKFRKNRFAYALATNLKYGKARLEGEGTRKTDDRIAINNKFSYLFEDNQWSAFANINFSTQFDQGFDYNVPDGEAPKLISKFFAPAYFTQIAGIAYNPADYFTAEAGMALKETIVSDTTLSTRYGLDAGEKFRFEPGYSIALNFERKVFSNVRLISSVETFTNLQRHIDNTDVNFSNELIGKINDVMNMSLQFVMIYDSDFSREVQIKQVLSAGISYSIL, encoded by the coding sequence ATGCCACGTATATCCCCCATTTTATTCCTTTCTTTGTTTCTTTTTGTTGCAACTTTTCAATCTGCTGGCCAAGAAGCTATAGAAATCAGTGACCTGATCGAAGATAAAAGTGATATCTCGGTACGGGATATGTCACGGATTAATCGAAAAATTATTGTAGCTGATTCCCTTGAAGGTTGGGAGCTGGATTGGGTTAGTGGACTTAACGGTGCACAAGCTTCTTACGATAATTGGAGTCAGGGTGGGGTGAATACAATCAGTGTAACGGCTTCTACTGTTTTTAATGCTAAATTTCGTAAGAACCGTTTTGCCTATGCATTGGCAACAAACTTAAAATATGGTAAAGCCCGGCTAGAAGGAGAAGGAACTCGTAAAACCGATGATCGTATTGCCATTAATAATAAGTTTAGTTACCTCTTTGAAGATAACCAGTGGAGTGCTTTTGCGAATATTAATTTTAGTACCCAGTTTGATCAGGGCTTTGACTATAATGTACCCGACGGGGAGGCCCCCAAGCTTATATCAAAGTTCTTTGCCCCGGCTTACTTTACGCAAATTGCGGGTATCGCTTATAACCCAGCAGATTATTTTACAGCCGAAGCCGGTATGGCATTAAAGGAAACAATTGTTTCTGATACCACCTTGTCTACCCGCTATGGGTTGGATGCAGGAGAAAAATTTCGTTTTGAGCCGGGTTATTCGATTGCCCTTAATTTCGAACGCAAAGTTTTTTCCAATGTTCGTTTAATTAGTTCTGTTGAGACTTTTACAAATCTCCAGCGGCATATTGATAACACGGATGTGAATTTCTCAAATGAGCTGATCGGTAAAATTAACGATGTGATGAATATGTCACTTCAGTTTGTGATGATCTATGACAGTGACTTTTCGCGCGAGGTGCAAATTAAACAAGTGCTCTCGGCCGGTATATCGTACAGTATTTTATAA
- a CDS encoding phosphoribosyltransferase family protein, with protein sequence MNSPLVLMDSPRINRSAKRMAYEILERNTDNSDIFLFGIDERGYAVAQKLVEVLSDIAEVEIDSAQLPLKKGDPYTVINELDSAEMQKNLVLIVDDVIFSGQTMFQALTTVVNGLELSEVHTAVMIDRGHRKFPVQAEFCGMELPTKVNEHVSVVVNGMDVLKVVLEKV encoded by the coding sequence ATGAACAGCCCATTGGTATTAATGGATAGTCCGCGCATTAACCGTTCGGCCAAAAGAATGGCTTATGAAATTTTAGAACGCAATACAGATAATAGTGATATTTTTTTGTTTGGTATTGATGAAAGGGGATATGCCGTTGCCCAAAAGCTTGTAGAAGTGTTATCTGATATTGCGGAGGTAGAGATAGATTCGGCACAATTACCACTTAAGAAAGGAGATCCCTATACAGTGATTAATGAATTGGATTCTGCCGAGATGCAAAAAAATCTAGTACTCATTGTTGATGATGTTATATTTTCTGGGCAGACGATGTTTCAAGCCCTTACTACAGTGGTAAATGGATTAGAGCTCTCAGAAGTACACACCGCTGTAATGATAGACCGGGGCCATCGAAAATTTCCTGTCCAGGCTGAGTTTTGTGGAATGGAGCTACCTACCAAAGTTAATGAGCATGTTTCTGTTGTAGTAAATGGTATGGATGTACTAAAAGTGGTTTTGGAAAAGGTCTAG
- a CDS encoding YtxH domain-containing protein — protein sequence MAQKKTKNSFLVLTTSFVGGLAAGLLLAPKNGARNRAWLAERIGELSNWVDDQRKSVQHLGKQEVHKFHQHIQQGIHQNVPDLYHATAKIDLSDQKLNGE from the coding sequence ATGGCACAAAAAAAGACGAAGAATTCTTTTTTAGTTTTAACAACCTCCTTTGTTGGCGGTTTGGCTGCAGGCCTATTACTAGCTCCCAAAAATGGAGCCCGGAATCGAGCGTGGTTAGCTGAGCGTATTGGAGAACTCTCAAACTGGGTCGATGATCAACGTAAATCAGTTCAGCATTTAGGTAAACAAGAGGTACATAAATTTCATCAACATATACAACAGGGGATTCACCAGAACGTACCTGACCTCTACCATGCAACAGCAAAAATTGACCTAAGTGATCAGAAGCTCAACGGTGAATAA
- a CDS encoding DUF2851 family protein has product MIRSSTVNNNQRSYHEELLHWIWETKNFVHQEKYTTNGKNIIIHDTGHLNRSDGPDFLNAEVTIGNLRWFGDIEIHWVPSDWKTHGHHKDPNYEQVILHVIFKDTCEKIQHSNGSPIPTFCLSSHLRKPLQSFLEQYRQQPKLPCSGQFSFISEEAFEKQLEQAHKEYFEQKVNDILAFYDSTLVPSKAWQKMLAIALFDGLGISHNRRPMQKLAEKLFPIAQNYNSSQQLKDRALQLSDINSSDTSADTFNWNHRGVRPGNHPTARIKQGAECLWFILDLPFQSWLRNNPQSLWADMCNSITTTPSLGSERSDILFGTVFLPALYSLGNLFFCERLKTDSWELWKSHKVAIPPSLLRLLEQTELPPSLYAHRLGTIHQLRSYCRPRKCQNCKVFKIAISS; this is encoded by the coding sequence GTGATCAGAAGCTCAACGGTGAATAATAACCAACGTTCATATCACGAAGAACTGCTACACTGGATCTGGGAAACAAAAAACTTTGTCCACCAAGAAAAGTATACCACAAATGGAAAAAATATCATTATCCATGATACCGGGCACCTTAACAGATCTGATGGTCCTGATTTTTTAAATGCTGAAGTAACCATTGGTAACTTGCGCTGGTTCGGAGATATCGAGATCCATTGGGTACCTTCCGACTGGAAAACCCACGGGCATCATAAAGACCCAAACTATGAACAGGTTATTCTTCATGTCATCTTTAAGGATACCTGCGAAAAGATTCAGCACAGTAATGGCTCTCCAATTCCTACTTTCTGTTTATCATCTCATTTACGAAAACCGTTACAATCGTTTTTAGAGCAATATCGCCAACAACCTAAACTGCCTTGCTCGGGTCAGTTTTCTTTTATTTCTGAGGAAGCGTTTGAAAAACAACTGGAACAAGCCCACAAAGAATACTTTGAACAAAAGGTAAACGATATCTTAGCATTTTATGATTCAACATTAGTTCCCTCCAAAGCATGGCAGAAAATGTTAGCCATTGCACTTTTTGACGGTTTGGGGATATCTCATAATCGTCGCCCCATGCAGAAACTTGCCGAAAAGTTATTTCCAATTGCTCAGAATTATAATTCCTCGCAACAGCTCAAAGATAGAGCCCTTCAACTTTCCGATATTAATTCTTCTGATACCTCTGCAGACACTTTTAACTGGAATCATCGTGGCGTGCGACCTGGCAACCATCCCACTGCCCGCATTAAGCAAGGGGCCGAATGCCTGTGGTTTATCTTAGACCTACCTTTCCAGTCATGGTTACGTAATAACCCCCAATCACTTTGGGCGGATATGTGTAATAGCATCACTACCACCCCTTCGTTAGGTTCCGAACGTTCTGACATCCTCTTTGGCACTGTATTTTTACCGGCCCTATATTCTTTGGGGAATCTCTTTTTCTGTGAACGACTAAAAACCGATAGCTGGGAACTTTGGAAAAGCCACAAGGTAGCTATTCCACCCTCGCTTTTGAGGCTCCTCGAACAAACTGAGCTTCCCCCCTCTCTTTATGCCCATCGGTTAGGTACCATTCATCAGCTTCGGAGTTACTGCAGACCCAGGAAATGCCAAAATTGCAAAGTATTTAAAATTGCAATTTCTTCTTGA
- a CDS encoding ribose-phosphate diphosphokinase, with product MDTPLAIFAGRSNLALSRAIAEKYGTTLGEVTIKPFSDGELYAKYEQSIRGEDVFVVQSTPPPGDNIMELLLLLDAAKRASAKRVTAVMPYFGYARQDRKDQPRVSIASKLMANLLTEAGADRILTMDLHAAQIQGFFDIPLDHLYASRLFIDHFSENPIENLVVVSPDVGSLKMARSYAKRLGARLAFIDKRRPKQNVAEVMNIVGEVEGKNVLIVDDLIDTAGTLTNAASALKERGALNITATCTHPILSGPAYQRIEDSPIDQLLVTDTVPLRKPSSKIKVLSVAGIFAEAIQRIHTNDTISALFDD from the coding sequence TTGGATACTCCCTTAGCCATATTTGCCGGACGCAGCAATCTCGCTCTTTCACGTGCAATTGCAGAAAAGTATGGTACCACTCTTGGAGAGGTTACCATTAAGCCATTTTCGGATGGCGAACTTTATGCCAAATATGAACAAAGTATTCGCGGTGAAGACGTTTTTGTCGTTCAATCGACACCGCCACCCGGTGATAACATTATGGAGCTGCTTCTATTATTAGATGCAGCCAAGCGGGCTTCTGCCAAACGCGTTACGGCAGTAATGCCCTACTTTGGTTACGCACGCCAAGATCGCAAAGATCAGCCCCGGGTTTCTATTGCTTCAAAGTTGATGGCGAACTTATTGACCGAAGCCGGAGCAGATCGAATTTTGACAATGGATCTGCATGCCGCACAGATACAGGGATTTTTTGATATACCGCTGGACCATTTATATGCCAGTCGGTTATTTATTGATCATTTTAGTGAAAACCCAATTGAAAACCTGGTCGTAGTTTCTCCTGATGTGGGTAGTTTGAAGATGGCGCGATCGTATGCCAAACGACTAGGTGCAAGACTTGCTTTTATCGACAAACGGAGGCCCAAGCAAAATGTGGCTGAAGTCATGAATATTGTCGGAGAAGTTGAAGGTAAGAATGTGCTGATCGTTGATGATCTCATTGATACGGCTGGCACACTTACGAATGCAGCCTCTGCCCTTAAAGAACGCGGAGCGCTTAACATTACAGCAACATGTACCCACCCGATATTATCCGGGCCGGCGTACCAACGCATTGAAGATTCACCCATTGATCAATTACTGGTGACTGATACGGTACCGCTTCGTAAACCGTCAAGTAAAATTAAGGTTTTGAGCGTAGCAGGTATTTTTGCTGAAGCAATACAGCGTATCCACACCAATGATACTATAAGTGCACTTTTTGACGACTAA